The following proteins are co-located in the Hydrogenophaga sp. RAC07 genome:
- a CDS encoding zinc-dependent alcohol dehydrogenase — protein sequence MASPPSPPNTPAQACWTVAPGRAEVRNQALPALADGEVRVRTLHTGVSRGTEGLVFRGEVPASEAQRMRAPFQQGDFPGPVKYGYVNVGVVEAGPAELLGRTVFCLYPHQTVFQVPADAVLPLPAGVPPARAVLAANLETAINALWDASPRLGERIAVVGGGTLGLLVAWLAARLPGCEVQVVDTEAGRADVAQALGASFALPADARPDADLVVHTSGQGAGLATALRLAAFEATVLELSWYGNRAVSVPLGEAFHSQRLTLKSSQVGHVATAQRGRWSHRRRLELALSLLTDPALDCLITHSAPFHELPTVLERLATGGGDTLCHRIDYPA from the coding sequence ATGGCATCTCCTCCTTCCCCACCGAACACACCGGCCCAGGCCTGCTGGACCGTGGCGCCCGGCCGGGCCGAGGTCCGCAACCAAGCCTTGCCGGCCCTGGCCGATGGCGAGGTGCGCGTGCGCACCCTGCACACCGGCGTGAGCCGGGGCACCGAGGGACTGGTGTTTCGCGGTGAGGTGCCGGCCAGCGAGGCGCAGCGCATGCGCGCGCCGTTCCAGCAAGGCGACTTTCCAGGCCCGGTGAAATACGGCTACGTGAACGTGGGCGTGGTCGAGGCAGGGCCCGCCGAGCTATTGGGGCGGACTGTGTTCTGCCTGTACCCGCACCAGACCGTGTTCCAGGTGCCGGCCGACGCCGTGCTGCCGCTGCCGGCCGGGGTTCCACCCGCTCGCGCCGTGCTCGCCGCCAACCTGGAAACCGCCATCAACGCGCTGTGGGACGCATCACCGCGCCTGGGCGAGCGCATCGCGGTGGTGGGCGGCGGAACACTGGGCCTGCTGGTGGCCTGGCTCGCGGCGCGGCTGCCGGGCTGCGAGGTGCAGGTGGTCGACACCGAAGCGGGCCGCGCCGACGTGGCCCAGGCTCTCGGCGCCAGCTTCGCGCTGCCGGCGGATGCGCGACCTGACGCCGACCTGGTGGTGCACACTAGCGGGCAGGGCGCGGGACTGGCGACCGCGCTGCGGCTCGCCGCCTTCGAGGCCACCGTGCTGGAACTCAGCTGGTACGGCAACCGCGCGGTGAGCGTGCCGCTGGGCGAGGCGTTCCACTCGCAGCGCCTCACGCTCAAGAGTTCGCAGGTCGGGCATGTGGCCACAGCGCAGCGCGGTCGCTGGAGCCACCGCCGCCGCCTTGAGCTCGCGCTGTCGCTGCTCACCGATCCGGCGCTGGACTGCCTCATCACGCACAGTGCACCGTTTCACGAATTGCCGACCGTGCTGGAGCGCCTGGCCACCGGGGGTGGCGACACCCTCTGCCACCGCATCGATTACCCCGCTTGA
- a CDS encoding class I SAM-dependent methyltransferase: MNAAPGRSQSGEHHSPQGEATPVCTATFSADWLQLREPFDATARDAAADELQLVRRLASLRAGASQPLRVIDLACGTGANLRWLAPRLGGAQQWLVVDHDADLLRCWPERLNAVEGTHTGPDKGLHQPLSFSGPGFDADIVRQQIDLMARLESLPWHAADLVTASALLDLVGSTWLHRLVSASAASGVALLMSLNVDGRHVWAPEDPADATVDRLFGEHQRQDKGLGPALGAGAVAALKQSLEAAGYRVFTAASDWWVDGRTCPQALSMQCALIEGLAAACEQSPATTASIEAWRKRRLAIAAHSQLRVGHLDLLALPA; encoded by the coding sequence ATGAACGCAGCGCCGGGCCGTTCCCAATCAGGCGAGCACCACAGCCCGCAGGGCGAAGCTACGCCGGTGTGCACCGCCACCTTCAGCGCCGACTGGCTGCAACTGCGCGAGCCGTTTGACGCAACAGCGCGCGATGCAGCCGCGGATGAGCTCCAGTTGGTGCGTCGGCTGGCCTCGTTGCGGGCGGGTGCGTCACAACCCCTGCGTGTGATCGACCTGGCCTGTGGCACCGGCGCCAACCTGCGCTGGCTCGCGCCCCGGCTGGGCGGTGCACAGCAGTGGCTGGTGGTGGACCACGATGCGGATCTGCTGCGCTGCTGGCCCGAACGCTTGAACGCGGTGGAGGGCACACACACGGGCCCCGACAAGGGCCTGCATCAACCGCTTTCCTTTTCCGGTCCGGGGTTTGACGCCGACATCGTGCGGCAACAGATCGACCTGATGGCTCGGCTTGAAAGCTTGCCCTGGCACGCGGCCGACCTCGTCACCGCCTCGGCCTTGTTGGACCTGGTGGGCTCCACCTGGCTGCACCGGCTGGTGTCGGCCAGTGCCGCATCCGGCGTGGCCTTGCTCATGAGCTTGAATGTGGACGGCCGCCACGTGTGGGCGCCCGAGGACCCGGCGGACGCGACGGTGGATCGTTTGTTTGGCGAGCACCAGCGGCAAGACAAGGGCCTGGGTCCGGCGCTGGGCGCCGGAGCGGTGGCCGCACTGAAGCAGTCCCTGGAGGCGGCGGGCTACCGCGTGTTCACGGCCGCCAGCGACTGGTGGGTGGATGGCCGCACTTGCCCGCAGGCGCTGTCCATGCAATGCGCTTTGATCGAAGGCCTGGCGGCGGCCTGCGAGCAGAGCCCTGCAACGACAGCTTCCATCGAAGCCTGGCGTAAACGCCGCCTCGCCATCGCAGCCCACAGCCAACTGCGCGTGGGTCACCTCGACCTGCTGGCGCTGCCCGCTTAG
- the tadA gene encoding tRNA adenosine(34) deaminase TadA, with the protein MPALTPTDEDFMRLALAQAKAAAADGEVPVGAVVVKDGQVIAIGRNAPIEGHDPTAHAEVVALRSAAQALGNYRLEGCTLYVTLEPCAMCSGAMLHARLARVVFGAADPKTGAAGSVLNLFAHEQLNHQTVVQGGVLADEAAELLRGFFKERRVNQHPLREDALRAPDACFQDLPGYPWQPHYLSDLPTLNGWRMHYLDEGPPDAPLTWLCLHGNPAWSYLYRKMIPVLLASGGRVVAPDMIGFGRSDKPKKESAHSFSWHRQVLLEFIARLDLRNVVLVVQDWGGLLGLTLPMEAPERYRGLLVMNTTLATGETPLSPGFLAWRTMCAQNPAFDVARLFARGNPQMGADECAAYNAPFPDKGHRAALRAFPALVPEHLDDDGAAISRQAQDFWSSQWTGQSFMAIGQQDPVLGEPVMRALQRSIRHCPEPMLLPQAGHFLQEHGEAIAQAAVRHFGAAAPR; encoded by the coding sequence ATGCCCGCACTCACGCCGACCGACGAAGATTTCATGCGCCTGGCGCTGGCCCAGGCCAAGGCGGCAGCGGCCGACGGTGAGGTGCCGGTGGGTGCGGTGGTGGTGAAAGACGGTCAGGTGATCGCCATCGGCCGCAACGCCCCGATCGAAGGCCATGACCCCACGGCGCACGCCGAAGTCGTGGCCCTGCGCTCTGCAGCGCAGGCACTGGGCAATTACAGGCTGGAAGGTTGCACCCTGTATGTGACGCTGGAGCCCTGCGCCATGTGCAGTGGCGCCATGCTGCATGCGCGGCTGGCGCGCGTGGTGTTCGGCGCGGCGGACCCCAAGACCGGGGCCGCGGGTTCGGTGCTCAACCTCTTTGCACACGAACAACTCAACCACCAGACCGTTGTGCAAGGCGGCGTGCTCGCCGACGAGGCAGCGGAACTGCTGCGCGGATTTTTCAAGGAGCGACGTGTGAACCAGCATCCCCTGCGCGAAGACGCGCTGCGCGCGCCGGACGCCTGCTTTCAGGATCTCCCCGGCTACCCCTGGCAACCCCATTACCTGAGCGATCTGCCGACGTTGAACGGCTGGCGCATGCACTACCTGGACGAAGGTCCACCAGACGCGCCGCTGACCTGGCTGTGCCTGCACGGCAACCCGGCCTGGAGTTACCTCTACCGCAAGATGATCCCGGTGCTGCTGGCCAGCGGCGGCCGTGTGGTGGCGCCCGACATGATCGGTTTTGGTCGCAGCGACAAACCCAAGAAGGAGAGCGCACACAGCTTCAGCTGGCACCGGCAGGTGCTGCTCGAATTCATCGCACGGCTTGACCTGCGCAACGTGGTGCTGGTGGTGCAGGACTGGGGTGGCCTGCTGGGCCTCACGCTGCCCATGGAAGCACCCGAGCGCTACCGCGGCCTGCTGGTGATGAACACCACCCTGGCCACTGGCGAGACGCCTTTGTCGCCAGGTTTTCTGGCCTGGCGAACCATGTGCGCGCAGAACCCGGCGTTCGACGTGGCACGCCTGTTCGCGCGTGGCAATCCGCAGATGGGCGCTGACGAATGCGCCGCCTACAACGCACCGTTTCCCGACAAAGGGCACCGCGCGGCCCTGCGGGCATTTCCCGCCTTGGTTCCCGAGCACCTGGACGACGACGGTGCGGCCATCAGCCGCCAGGCGCAGGACTTCTGGTCCAGCCAGTGGACGGGGCAGAGTTTCATGGCCATCGGTCAGCAAGACCCGGTGCTGGGAGAGCCGGTGATGCGCGCCTTGCAACGGTCGATCCGCCACTGCCCCGAGCCGATGTTGCTGCCGCAGGCCGGGCATTTTTTGCAGGAACACGGCGAAGCCATTGCACAGGCCGCCGTGCGCCATTTCGGCGCCGCAGCGCCTCGATAA
- a CDS encoding LD-carboxypeptidase has protein sequence MSHIYIYSPSSAVRDKAAYRRGVARLKALGHEVEIDEAALTSHMRFAGDDETRLAAIGRAAASGAHVALISRGGYGLTRILGELPFKKLTKAIEGGTQFVGLSDFTALQMALLAKTGACTWAGPALGEDFGAEAPDDIMEACFDDLLAGHGEGAGWRLPASDLPFMKPAKADAQPELRVRSATLWGGNLNVICSLVGTPHLPAITGGILFLEDTHEHPYRIERQLTQLLNAGILGRQKAVLLGSFNRFKLVPGYDRGFKLQTVVDWLRTKTRTPVFTGLPFGHVATKVLLPVGQKVDLMVEGRDALIYWG, from the coding sequence ATGAGCCACATCTACATCTACTCCCCCTCCAGCGCTGTGCGCGACAAGGCCGCGTACCGCCGAGGTGTGGCGCGGCTCAAGGCCCTGGGGCACGAAGTCGAAATCGACGAAGCGGCGCTCACCAGCCACATGCGTTTTGCCGGTGACGACGAGACCCGGCTCGCGGCCATCGGCCGTGCCGCAGCCAGTGGCGCCCATGTGGCGCTCATTTCGCGCGGTGGTTACGGGCTCACCCGCATCCTGGGCGAGCTGCCATTCAAGAAGCTCACCAAAGCCATTGAGGGTGGCACGCAGTTCGTGGGTCTGAGCGACTTCACCGCCTTGCAGATGGCCCTGCTGGCCAAGACCGGCGCCTGCACCTGGGCGGGGCCGGCCTTGGGCGAAGACTTCGGTGCCGAGGCGCCGGACGACATCATGGAAGCGTGTTTTGACGACTTGCTGGCCGGGCATGGCGAAGGCGCGGGCTGGCGGCTGCCGGCTTCCGACCTGCCGTTCATGAAGCCTGCCAAAGCAGACGCGCAGCCCGAGCTGCGGGTGCGTTCGGCAACCCTGTGGGGTGGCAACCTCAACGTGATCTGCTCGCTGGTCGGAACGCCCCACCTGCCCGCCATCACCGGCGGCATCCTGTTTCTCGAAGACACCCACGAGCACCCCTACCGCATCGAGCGCCAGCTCACGCAGCTGCTCAACGCGGGCATCCTCGGGCGCCAGAAGGCGGTGCTGCTGGGATCGTTCAACCGCTTCAAGCTGGTGCCCGGTTACGACCGTGGCTTCAAACTGCAAACGGTGGTGGACTGGTTGCGCACGAAGACCAGGACCCCGGTGTTCACCGGCCTGCCGTTCGGGCATGTGGCCACCAAGGTGCTGTTGCCCGTGGGGCAAAAGGTCGACCTGATGGTGGAAGGGCGCGACGCCCTGATTTACTGGGGTTGA
- a CDS encoding GDSL-type esterase/lipase family protein → MKRRALLLAAALLPASLWAQSSATEQRWKKELDAFAAADRQQMPPPGGVLFVGSSSIRFWTALETTFADQAVVIKRGFGGSRLSESADLVHRLVLPYQPRLVVLYAGENDIHEGSTPLELLGHFQRFVQQVQGALPSTRVAFMAIKPSPSRVAFMATMREANLLIQTHVLQHDNLDYIDVHTAMLDNDGRPRPELFVRDQLHLSAEGYGLWRQIVSAHLRP, encoded by the coding sequence GTGAAACGCCGTGCATTGCTGCTGGCGGCGGCGCTGCTGCCGGCGTCGTTGTGGGCCCAGAGCTCGGCGACCGAACAGCGCTGGAAAAAGGAACTTGACGCCTTTGCCGCGGCAGACCGCCAGCAGATGCCGCCGCCCGGTGGCGTGTTGTTTGTCGGCAGCTCGTCGATCCGTTTCTGGACCGCTCTGGAAACCACCTTCGCCGACCAGGCCGTGGTGATCAAGCGCGGCTTTGGTGGCTCGCGCCTGTCCGAGAGTGCCGACCTGGTGCACCGGCTGGTGTTGCCCTACCAGCCTCGCCTGGTGGTGCTGTACGCGGGGGAAAACGACATTCACGAGGGCAGCACGCCACTGGAACTGCTGGGGCACTTCCAGCGTTTCGTGCAGCAGGTGCAAGGCGCCTTGCCGTCCACGCGCGTGGCCTTCATGGCGATCAAACCCAGCCCTTCACGCGTGGCGTTCATGGCCACCATGCGCGAAGCCAACCTGCTCATCCAGACCCATGTGCTGCAGCACGACAACCTGGACTACATCGACGTGCACACCGCCATGCTGGACAACGACGGCCGTCCCCGGCCCGAATTGTTCGTGCGCGACCAGCTGCACCTGAGCGCCGAGGGCTACGGCCTGTGGCGCCAGATCGTCTCAGCGCACCTGCGGCCCTGA
- a CDS encoding FMN-binding negative transcriptional regulator, whose product MYLPPQFAAKDPAIARELMRAHPFASLVSTDDEGFPFVTPLPLHLVEEDAGLTLLGHVARPNPHAGFLRQRSTALVVFQGPQAYMTPRVYPDLIRVPTWSYLAVHARVQVSFIESFEDKDRLLKHLIHDHDPAYAAQWRALPEDWQHKMMGGIHAFELRVVDLQCKVKLNQHRPESHAAMVAAYEAGHENERALAGWMRRLGLTGQGA is encoded by the coding sequence ATGTACCTGCCCCCGCAGTTCGCCGCCAAAGACCCCGCCATTGCCCGCGAACTCATGCGCGCGCACCCCTTCGCCAGCCTGGTGTCCACCGACGACGAGGGGTTCCCGTTCGTCACGCCACTGCCGCTGCACCTGGTGGAAGAAGACGCTGGCCTGACCTTGTTGGGGCATGTGGCGCGTCCCAATCCACACGCGGGCTTTCTGCGCCAGCGCAGCACCGCCCTGGTGGTGTTCCAGGGCCCGCAGGCCTACATGACACCGCGCGTCTACCCCGACCTCATCCGCGTGCCGACCTGGAGCTACCTGGCGGTGCATGCCCGGGTGCAGGTGAGCTTCATTGAGTCGTTCGAGGACAAGGATCGCTTGCTCAAGCACCTCATCCACGACCACGACCCGGCCTACGCCGCGCAGTGGCGCGCGCTGCCCGAGGACTGGCAGCACAAGATGATGGGCGGCATCCACGCATTCGAACTGCGCGTGGTCGATCTGCAGTGCAAGGTCAAGCTCAACCAGCACCGGCCGGAGTCTCATGCCGCGATGGTCGCGGCCTACGAAGCCGGCCATGAAAACGAGCGTGCCCTGGCCGGCTGGATGCGCCGCCTGGGCCTGACAGGGCAGGGCGCGTGA
- a CDS encoding adenylate/guanylate cyclase domain-containing protein — MAELTIAFVDLTGSVSVFETLGNDRATMVVTKLTQWIGATGMEHGGVVVKMLGDGVLLSFTSNRLAVEAMVQIQQEHAKRVVQWPNRLKLMMQIGMARGQVVVVDGDCFGDAVNLASRLSDLAGGEQILATDNVVRELGPRTPVRSRSLGPIRIKGRTEPCEVFRIEWQQEMLSEFLTLPADLHSLTPPKDVGMGGIELAWLDSTRSFGLTELPLKIGRVPEADFVVSDPRVSRMHTRIDMRSGNYVLEDISSYGTWVRFAGGDNVIALRRQECMLHSDGEIALGAPFTDFSAPTVSFKLVNGNMVLGRTPLRN; from the coding sequence ATGGCCGAACTGACAATTGCTTTCGTGGATCTGACCGGCAGCGTCTCGGTGTTTGAAACACTGGGTAACGACCGCGCCACGATGGTGGTGACCAAGCTCACCCAGTGGATCGGGGCCACCGGCATGGAGCACGGCGGGGTCGTCGTCAAGATGTTGGGCGACGGGGTGTTGCTCTCGTTCACCAGCAACCGCCTTGCCGTGGAAGCCATGGTCCAGATCCAGCAGGAGCACGCCAAACGGGTGGTCCAGTGGCCCAACCGCCTCAAGCTCATGATGCAGATCGGCATGGCCCGCGGCCAGGTCGTGGTGGTCGACGGCGACTGCTTTGGTGACGCTGTCAATCTGGCTTCTCGCCTGAGCGATCTGGCCGGTGGCGAACAGATCCTGGCCACCGACAACGTCGTGCGGGAGCTCGGTCCCCGCACCCCGGTTCGCAGCCGCAGCCTGGGTCCCATCCGCATCAAGGGCCGCACCGAGCCTTGCGAGGTGTTCCGCATCGAATGGCAGCAGGAAATGCTCTCCGAGTTCCTCACGCTGCCTGCCGACCTGCATTCGCTGACGCCACCGAAAGACGTGGGCATGGGTGGCATCGAACTGGCCTGGCTCGACAGCACCCGCAGCTTTGGCCTGACCGAACTTCCCCTGAAGATCGGCCGGGTGCCCGAGGCCGACTTTGTGGTGAGCGACCCGCGCGTCTCGCGCATGCACACCCGCATCGACATGCGCTCGGGCAATTACGTGCTCGAAGACATCAGCAGCTACGGCACCTGGGTGCGTTTTGCCGGTGGCGACAACGTGATTGCGCTGCGCCGCCAGGAGTGCATGTTGCACAGCGATGGTGAGATCGCGTTGGGTGCGCCCTTCACCGATTTCAGCGCGCCCACCGTGAGCTTCAAGCTGGTCAACGGCAACATGGTGCTGGGGCGCACGCCGCTTCGAAACTGA
- a CDS encoding 6-pyruvoyl trahydropterin synthase family protein translates to MYAVNVRDHFMIAHSFQGAVFGPAQRMHGATYVVDLELRREALDADGIVVDIGLATQVLREELAALNFRNLDEEPQFNGRNTTTEFLARLIFDRVAARMAAGALGANALPSAGSAGVQHIRVTLNESHVAWASYEGAVPVRATA, encoded by the coding sequence ATGTACGCCGTCAACGTCAGAGACCATTTCATGATCGCCCACAGCTTCCAGGGTGCCGTGTTCGGCCCCGCGCAGCGCATGCACGGCGCCACCTACGTGGTGGACCTGGAGCTGCGCCGCGAGGCGCTGGACGCCGACGGCATCGTGGTCGACATCGGCCTGGCCACCCAGGTGCTGCGTGAAGAGCTCGCTGCGCTCAATTTCCGCAACCTCGACGAAGAGCCCCAGTTCAATGGCCGCAACACCACCACCGAGTTTCTGGCCCGCCTGATCTTCGACCGCGTGGCCGCGCGCATGGCCGCGGGCGCGCTGGGCGCCAACGCCTTGCCGTCCGCCGGTTCGGCGGGTGTGCAACACATCCGCGTGACGCTCAACGAATCGCACGTGGCCTGGGCCTCGTACGAAGGTGCCGTGCCCGTGCGCGCCACCGCGTGA
- the opgC gene encoding OpgC domain-containing protein, protein MSTPLLHPSNRRWELDALRGLMLVLMTLTHMPTSFSLPSGQPFGFVSAAEGFVFLSAYMAGRVYGKRARRDGVVAMQSAFHERALKLYLCQLALLLLAFTVIAWLGVHNRQGGVTGLLEFFFIDPQAAVVGAALLLYNPPLLDILPLYIALMLLSPWLLRRGLRTGWQGVLMVSALLWLAEQWGLGQVLYELAVSATGLPIPYKDMGAFHWLAWQALWVAGLWLGARDKPLPRFPLWVVIPAAVYAAGMLLWRQTVGQDPMPGVPAIAMLLDKWTLGPLRVLNFASVFVLLVTFGPWLKQVLPRPLPLELLGRHSLSVFCAHIVIALFTLAFFGSTQVVRPWSADVALLAGAFAGLFAVAMALEAQAQSGWRQVLARRSGPQVR, encoded by the coding sequence ATGTCCACGCCCCTCCTCCACCCCTCCAACCGCCGCTGGGAGCTCGACGCCCTGCGGGGTTTGATGCTCGTGCTGATGACGCTGACCCACATGCCGACGAGTTTCTCGTTGCCGTCGGGCCAGCCCTTCGGCTTCGTATCGGCGGCTGAAGGGTTTGTGTTCCTCTCCGCCTACATGGCCGGTCGTGTCTATGGCAAGCGCGCCCGGCGCGACGGTGTGGTGGCCATGCAGAGCGCGTTCCATGAGCGTGCGCTCAAGCTCTACCTGTGCCAGCTGGCCTTGTTGCTGCTCGCCTTCACGGTGATCGCCTGGCTGGGCGTGCACAACCGCCAGGGCGGTGTGACGGGCCTGCTCGAGTTCTTCTTCATCGATCCACAAGCCGCGGTGGTGGGAGCGGCGCTGCTGCTCTACAACCCGCCGCTGCTGGACATCCTGCCGCTGTACATCGCCCTGATGCTGCTGAGCCCCTGGCTGTTGCGCCGTGGTTTGCGCACGGGTTGGCAAGGCGTGCTCATGGTCAGCGCCCTGCTCTGGCTGGCCGAGCAGTGGGGCCTGGGCCAGGTGTTGTACGAACTTGCCGTGAGCGCCACCGGCCTGCCCATCCCCTACAAGGACATGGGCGCTTTCCATTGGCTGGCCTGGCAGGCGCTGTGGGTGGCGGGCCTGTGGCTGGGCGCCCGCGACAAACCGTTGCCGCGTTTCCCGCTGTGGGTGGTGATCCCGGCCGCGGTGTACGCGGCGGGCATGCTGCTGTGGCGTCAGACCGTGGGCCAGGACCCGATGCCCGGCGTGCCGGCGATTGCGATGTTGCTCGACAAATGGACACTGGGCCCGTTGCGCGTGCTCAATTTCGCCAGTGTCTTCGTGCTGCTGGTGACATTTGGCCCGTGGTTGAAACAGGTGCTTCCGCGGCCTCTGCCGCTGGAGCTGCTGGGCCGGCATTCGCTGTCGGTGTTCTGCGCCCACATCGTGATCGCCTTGTTCACGCTGGCCTTTTTCGGCTCCACCCAGGTGGTGCGACCCTGGAGCGCCGACGTGGCGCTGTTGGCCGGTGCATTCGCCGGGCTCTTTGCCGTGGCGATGGCGCTGGAAGCACAGGCGCAAAGCGGTTGGCGCCAGGTGCTCGCGCGGCGTTCAGGGCCGCAGGTGCGCTGA
- a CDS encoding RibD family protein, translating to MQNPTSTASDLVLDVPQDWPGLWLQLLRARDGAPSPQLTHSPEHGWAIDGSIGARASALFGLYKPLLDARARQRGVRSPNPWVVAQLGQSLDGFVATLTGDSYYVNGAHCLLHLHRLRALCDAVLVGAGTVATDNPQLTTRRVPGPQPVRVVMDPAARLDGLSRVFRDGQASTLWVCDSRHAAQARSRLGSSPARAEVLAVDGLLATEPTACYHPQRAVAALAARGLNLLFVEGGGITVSRFFTAGALDRLHLVVAPVLIGNGRRGLQAPAHAVMADCPRPTVHTLPLGQDMLWDLELRSPVA from the coding sequence GTGCAAAACCCCACCTCAACGGCCAGTGATCTTGTCCTGGACGTTCCGCAGGACTGGCCGGGCTTGTGGCTGCAGCTGCTGCGGGCACGCGACGGTGCACCCTCCCCGCAACTGACCCACAGCCCCGAGCACGGCTGGGCGATCGATGGATCCATCGGCGCGCGCGCCTCGGCCCTGTTCGGCCTGTACAAACCCCTGCTCGATGCACGTGCGCGCCAGCGCGGGGTACGCAGTCCGAACCCCTGGGTGGTGGCCCAGCTCGGCCAGAGCCTGGACGGTTTTGTTGCCACGCTCACCGGCGACTCCTACTACGTCAACGGCGCGCACTGCCTCCTGCACCTGCACCGCCTGCGCGCGCTGTGTGACGCGGTGCTGGTGGGTGCCGGCACGGTGGCCACCGACAACCCGCAGCTCACCACACGGCGCGTGCCCGGGCCGCAACCGGTGCGCGTGGTGATGGACCCCGCTGCGCGGCTGGACGGCCTTTCTCGTGTGTTCCGCGACGGCCAGGCATCCACGCTGTGGGTCTGCGACAGCCGCCACGCGGCGCAGGCCCGCTCGCGCCTGGGGTCATCGCCTGCGCGCGCCGAGGTGCTGGCGGTGGACGGCTTGCTGGCCACCGAGCCCACCGCGTGTTACCACCCGCAACGTGCCGTGGCTGCGCTGGCCGCACGCGGATTGAACCTCCTGTTCGTCGAGGGCGGCGGCATCACCGTCTCGCGTTTTTTCACCGCCGGCGCGCTGGACCGCCTGCACCTCGTGGTCGCACCGGTGCTGATCGGCAACGGGCGCCGGGGCCTGCAGGCACCCGCCCACGCGGTGATGGCCGACTGCCCGCGCCCCACGGTGCACACCCTGCCTCTCGGGCAGGACATGCTCTGGGATCTGGAGTTGCGTTCGCCTGTTGCCTAA
- a CDS encoding glycosyltransferase family 4 protein, whose translation MPGPRACCFLIPGDWNLPTGGYTYDRRLVLALRESGWWVDVLSLTGTWPHPDPAALAAAGEMVASLPDDTLVVADGLGFGALHELAAQHAERLRWVALVHHPLHLETGLSDSVRQHLLAGETQALRHVRRVVVTSTSTAADVAAMGVPQARIDVVQPGTDPVPLPSTRSHKPGPVRLLCVATLTARKGHALLLQALAGLTHLDWTLHNVGSATRDPDTATQLQAQAAPLGERVQWHGELDARALSEQFAAADVFVLASLHEGFGMVVTEALAHGLPVVASDAGALAQTLPVDAGLHVPAGEVAPLQAALAQVLSDAALRARLAAGARAAAAGLPTWPMQAAQFATVLEGVE comes from the coding sequence ATGCCCGGCCCGCGCGCCTGTTGCTTTCTGATCCCGGGCGACTGGAACCTGCCCACCGGCGGCTACACCTACGACCGCCGGCTGGTGCTGGCCTTGCGCGAGAGTGGCTGGTGGGTCGACGTGCTGTCGCTCACCGGCACCTGGCCGCACCCGGACCCGGCCGCGCTGGCGGCGGCCGGCGAGATGGTCGCCTCGCTGCCCGATGACACGCTGGTGGTGGCCGATGGCCTGGGCTTCGGTGCGCTCCATGAGCTGGCTGCGCAACACGCCGAGCGCCTGCGCTGGGTGGCGCTGGTGCACCACCCCCTGCACCTGGAAACCGGCTTGTCCGACAGCGTTCGCCAGCACCTGCTCGCTGGCGAAACGCAAGCGCTCAGGCATGTGCGTCGGGTCGTGGTGACCAGCACCAGCACCGCGGCCGACGTGGCGGCCATGGGCGTGCCGCAGGCCAGGATCGACGTGGTTCAACCCGGCACCGATCCCGTCCCGCTGCCCTCGACAAGGTCGCACAAGCCAGGTCCGGTGCGCCTGCTGTGCGTGGCCACGCTCACCGCCCGCAAAGGCCACGCGCTGCTGCTGCAGGCGCTGGCAGGATTGACGCATCTGGACTGGACGCTGCACAACGTGGGCAGCGCCACGCGCGACCCCGACACCGCGACCCAACTGCAGGCCCAGGCCGCGCCACTGGGTGAACGCGTGCAGTGGCACGGCGAGTTGGACGCGCGGGCACTGAGCGAACAATTTGCCGCGGCCGACGTGTTCGTCCTGGCCTCCTTGCACGAGGGCTTCGGCATGGTGGTCACCGAGGCCCTCGCGCACGGGCTGCCGGTGGTGGCCAGCGACGCCGGGGCTCTGGCGCAAACGCTGCCGGTCGACGCCGGCTTGCACGTGCCGGCCGGGGAGGTGGCTCCGCTGCAGGCCGCGCTGGCGCAGGTGCTGTCCGACGCCGCGCTGCGAGCGCGCCTGGCTGCCGGTGCACGCGCCGCTGCCGCAGGCTTGCCGACCTGGCCCATGCAGGCCGCGCAATTCGCAACCGTGCTGGAGGGCGTGGAATGA